Proteins found in one Zea mays cultivar B73 chromosome 1, Zm-B73-REFERENCE-NAM-5.0, whole genome shotgun sequence genomic segment:
- the LOC100304392 gene encoding Cation/H(+) antiporter 19-like, with the protein MAKVASNGAFQGDNPLDFALPLIILQICLVLVVTRGLAYLLRPLRQPRVIAEIIGGILLGPSALGRSTKFLHTVFPPASMTVLDTLANLGLLFFLFLVGLELDIAAIRRTGRKALAISLSGIALPFALGVGTSFAFRATVVKDARHAPFLVFMGVALSITAFPVLARILTELKLLTTDLGRLALSAAAVDDVMAWILLALAIALSGSGSPIVSLWVLLTAAAFVAAAFLLLKPALAWMARRCRDGEPIKELHVCATLAIVLAAGFVTDVIGIHALFGGFVVGVVVPKDGPFAGMLIEKVEDLVSGLFLPLYFVSSGLKTNVATISGAKSWGLLVLVIANACIGKIGGAVATALLVKIPVREAVTLGFLMNTKGLVELVVLNIGRDRKVLNDEAFAIMVLMALFTTFITTPIVMAVYKPARPSVPYKRRTVDCAPGDAAADGELRVLACFHTSRSIPTLLNLVEASRGTGRRRLVMYAMHLVELSERSSAVTMVQRARRNGLPFFNSADREGQMVVAFEAFQQLSSVRVRAMTAISDLDTIHRDVIDSAAGKRAAIVVMPYHKALQQDGSFQSLGSAYHAVNKRVLREAPCSVAVLVDRGLGGPAQVSAKNVSFSVAMLFFGGPDDREALAYVTRMAEHPGVAVTLARFRPHSDEESADDEAAVDAFKSKVDGMVKDGSVHFEERQGYTKEEVVETIDSLSKVNVFVVGRMPPTAPLVENPDELGPVGSYLASPESRTSASVLVIKRYDPATNPKSKRFDPSARPPAATEEDVLDEEMGSRSTVVPVPWSPMNDVA; encoded by the exons ATGGCGAAGGTGGCGTCGAACGGGGCGTTCCAGGGCGACAACCCGCTGGACTTCGCGCTGCCGCTCATCATCCTGCAGATCTGCCTCGTCCTCGTCGTCACCCGCGGCCTCGCCTACCTCCTCCGCCCGCTCCGCCAGCCCCGCGTCATCGCCGAGATCATC GGAGGCATCCTGCTGGGCCCGTCGGCGCTGGGCCGGAGCACCAAGTTCCTGCACACCGTCTTCCCGCCGGCGAGCATGACGGTGCTGGACACGCTGGCGAACCTCGGCCTGCTCTTCTTCCTCTTCCTCGTGGGGCTGGAGCTCGACATCGCCGCCATCCGCCGCACGGGGAGGAAGGCCCTGGCCATCTCCCTCTCGGGCATCGCCCTCCCGTTCGCGCTCGGCGTCGGCACGTCCTTCGCGTTCCGCGCCACCGTCGTCAAGGACGCCCGCCACGCGCCGTTCCTCGTGTTCATGGGCGTCGCGCTCTCCATCACCGCGTTCCCGGTGCTCGCGCGCATCCTCACCGAGCTCAAGCTGCTGACCACCGACCTGGGCCGCCTGGCGCTGTCCGCCGCCGCGGTCGACGACGTCATGGCGTGGATCCTCCTCGCCCTGGCCATCGCGCTCTCGGGCTCCGGCTCGCCGATCGTCTCGCTGTGGGTCCTGCTAACCGCCGCCGCCTTTGTCGCAGCCGCCTTCTTGCTCCTCAAACCGGCGCTCGCGTGGATGGCTCGCCGGTGCCGCGACGGCGAGCCCATCAAGGAGCTCCACGTCTGCGCGACCCTCGCCATCGTCCTCGCCGCCGGGTTCGTCACCGACGTCATCGGCATCCACGCGCTGTTCGGCGGGTTCGTCGTCGGCGTGGTCGTCCCCAAGGACGGGCCGTTCGCCGGCATGCTCATCGAGAAGGTGGAGGACCTCGTCTCGGGGCTCTTCCTCCCGCTCTACTTCGTCTCCAGCGGCCTCAAGACCAACGTCGCCACCATCAGTGGCGCCAAGTCCTGGGGCTTGCTCGTGCTCGTCATCGCCAACGCGTGCATTGGCAAGATCGGCGGCGCGGTCGCCACCGCCCTGCTCGTCAAGATCCCCGTCCGCGAGGCGGTCACCCTCGGCTTCCTGATGAACACCAAGGGGCTCGTTGAGCTCGTCGTGCTCAACATCGGCCGGGACCGCAAGGTCCTCAacgacgaggcgttcgccatcatGGTGCTCATGGCGCTCTTCACCACCTTCATCACCACGCCCATCGTCATGGCGGTCTACAAGCCCGCGCGCCCGTCGGTGCCGTACAAGCGCCGCACCGTGGACTGCGCGCCCGGGGACGCGGCGGCGGACGGCGAGCTCCGCGTGCTCGCCTGCTTCCACACCAGCCGCAGCATCCCGACGCTGCTCAACCTCGTGGAGGCGTCGCGCGGCACGGGGCGCCGCCGCCTCGTCATGTACGCCATGCACCTGGTGGAGCTCTCGGAGCGGTCGTCGGCGGTCACCATGGTCCAGCGCGCCCGCCGCAACGGCTTGCCCTTCTTCAACAGCGCCGACAGGGAGGGGCAGATGGTGGTGGCGTTCGAGGCGTTCCAGCAGCTGAGCTCCGTGAGGGTGCGCGCCATGACGGCCATCTCGGACCTGGACACCATCCACCGGGACGTCATCGACAGCGCCGCCGGCAAGCGGGCAGCCATCGTCGTCATGCCGTACCACAAGGCGCTCCAGCAGGACGGATCCTTCCAGTCGCTCGGCTCGGCGTACCACGCCGTCAACAAGCGCGTGCTCCGCGAGGCGCCCTGCTCCGTCGCCGTCCTCGTCGACCGTGGTCTCGGTGGCCCCGCGCAGGTGTCCGCCAAGAACGTGTCTTTCTCCGTCGCGATGCTCTTCTTCGGCGGGCCCGACGACCGGGAGGCGCTTGCCTACGTGACGCGCATGGCCGAGCATCCGGGTGTCGCCGTCACGCTGGCAAGGTTCCGCCCGCACTCCGACGAGGAGAGCGCCGACGACGAGGCGGCGGTCGACGCTTTCAAGTCCAAGGTCGACGGCATGGTGAAGGATGGATCGGTGCACTTCGAAGAGCGGCAGGGGTACACCAAGGAGGAAGTGGTGGAGACCATCGACTCGCTGTCCAAGGTCAACGTGTTCGTGGTGGGGCGGATGCCGCCGACGGCGCCGCTGGTGGAGAATCCCGACGAGCTGGGCCCCGTGGGCAGCTACCTGGCGTCGCCGGAGTCCAGGACGTCGGCATCCGTCCTGGTCATCAAGAGATACGACCCGGCGACGAACCCGAAAAGCAAGAGGTTCGACCCCAGCGCGAGGCCGCCGGCAGCGACGGAGGAGGACGTGCTGGACGAGGAGATGGGCAGCAGATCCACTGTGGTGCCCGTGCCGTGGTCGCCGATGAACGACGTGGCCTAA
- the LOC109939170 gene encoding cation/H(+) antiporter 19, which yields MAAAAMCPGPMKATSQGAFQGENPLDYALPLAILQICLVVVVTRGLAYLLRPLRQPRVIAEIIGGILLGPSALGRSHRFLHAVFPAQSMTVLDTLANIGLLFFLFLVGLELDISAIRRTGKKALAIALAGISAPFALGIGTSFAFRATIVKGTPQGPFLVFMGVALSITAFPVLARILAELKLLTTDLGRMAMSAAAVNDVAAWILLALAIALSGSGSPIVSLWVLLTAAGFVVAVSLFLRPVLAWMARRSPEGEPVKEVYICATLAIVLAAGFVTDTIGIHALFGAFMVGIVVPKDGPFAGVLIEKVEDLISGLLLPLYFVSSGLKTDVATIKGAKSWGLLVLVIANACLGKIGGTVITSLLVKIPVREAVTLGFLMNTKGLVELIVLNIGRDRKVLNDEAFAILVLMALFTTFITTPIVMAIYKPARRAVPYKRRTVECAAGDADGELRVLACFHTNRHIPTLLNLVEASRGTARRRLTMYAMHLVELSERSSAISLVQRARRDGMPFFSGGKEQRAEQVVVAFEAFQQLSSVRVRAMTAISDLDTIHRDVIDSAADKRAAIVVMPYHRALGHDGSFASLGSAYHAVNKRVLREAPCSVAILVDRGLGGHAQVSAKNVSFSVAVLFFGGPDDREALAYATRMAEHPGVAVTLARLQPSRPPLLDEAESAADEAAVEAFKARVGAVKDGSVRFEEPEACTREQVLETIESLSGFNVFVVGRMPPVAPLVERPDELGPVGSYLVSPEFRTSASVLVIKRYDPATNPKSKRFDPKAGPPVATEEDVLDEEMGMGRATVVPV from the exons ATGGCGGCGGCCGCCATGTGCCCGGGGCCGATGAAGGCGACGTCGCAGGGGGCGTTCCAGGGCGAGAACCCGCTGGACTACGCGCTGCCGCTGGCCATCCTGCAGATCTGCctggtcgtcgtcgtcacccGCGGCCTCGCCTACCTGCTCCGCCCGCTGCGCCAGCCCCGCGTCATCGCCGAGATCATC GGAGGAATCCTGCTAGGCCCGTCGGCGCTGGGGCGGAGCCACAGGTTCCTGCACGCCGTGTTCCCGGCCCAGAGCATGACGGTGCTGGACACGCTGGCCAACATCGGCCTGCTCTTCTTCCTCTTCCTCGTGGGCCTCGAGCTGGACATCTCCGCCATCCGCCGCACCGGCAAGAAGGCCCTGGCCATCGCGCTGGCCGGCATCAGCGCGCCGTTCGCGCTCGGCATCGGCACGTCGTTCGCGTTCCGCGCCACCATCGTCAAGGGCACGCCGCAGGGGCCCTTCCTCGTCTTCATGGGCGTGGCGCTCTCCATCACCGCGTTCCCGGTGCTGGCCCGCATCCTCGCCGAGCTCAAGCTGCTGACCACGGACCTCGGCCGCATGGCCATGTCCGCCGCAGCGGTCAACGACGTCGCCGCCTGGATCCTCCTGGCGCTCGCCATCGCCCTCTCGGGCTCCGGCTCGCCCATCGTCTCGCTGTGGGTGCTGCTCACCGCCGCTGGATTTGTCGTTGCTGTCTCGCTCTTCCTTCGCCCGGTGCTGGCCTGGATGGCGCGCCGCTCCCCCGAGGGCGAGCCGGTCAAGGAGGTCTACATCTGCGCCACCCTCGCCATCGTGCTCGCCGCCGGCTTCGTCACCGACACCATCGGCATCCATGCCCTGTTCGGCGCCTTCATGGTGGGGATCGTGGTCCCCAAGGACGGGCCTTTCGCCGGCGTCCTCATCGAGAAGGTGGAGGACCTCATCTCGGGGCTCCTCCTCCCGCTCTACTTCGTCTCCAGCGGGCTCAAGACCGACGTGGCCACCATCAAGGGCGCCAAGTCCTGGGGCCTGCTCGTGCTCGTCATCGCTAACGCGTGCCTCGGCAAGATCGGCGGCACGGTGATCACGTCCCTGCTCGTCAAGATCCCCGTCCGCGAGGCCGTCACGCTCGGCTTCCTCATGAACACCAAGGGGCTCGTGGAGCTCATCGTCCTCAACATCGGCCGCGACCGCAAGGTGCTGAacgacgaggcgttcgccatcctGGTGCTCATGGCGCTCTTCACCACCTTCATCACGACGCCCATCGTGATGGCCATCTACAAGCCGGCGCGGCGGGCGGTGCCCTACAAGCGCCGCACGGTGGAGTGCGCGGCGGGCGACGCGGACGGCGAGCTGCGCGTGTTGGCCTGCTTCCACACCAACCGCCACATCCCCACGCTGCTGAACCTGGTGGAGGCGTCCAGGGGCACCGCGCGCCGCCGCCTCACCATGTACGCAATGCACCTGGTGGAGCTCTCGGAGCGGTCGTCGGCCATCAGCCTGGTACAGCGCGCGCGCCGCGACGGCATGCCCTTTTTCAGCGGCGGCAAGGAGCAGCGGGCGGAGCAGGTGGTGGTGGCGTTCGAGGCGTTCCAGCAGCTGAGCTCCGTGCGGGTGCGCGCCATGACGGCCATCTCGGACCTGGACACCATCCACCGCGACGTCATCGACAGCGCCGCCGACAAGCGCGCCGCCATCGTGGTGATGCCGTACCACCGGGCGCTCGGCCACGACGGCTCCTTCGCGTCGCTGGGGTCGGCGTACCACGCCGTCAACAAGCGCGTGCTCCGCGAGGCGCCCTGCTCGGTCGCCATCCTCGTGGACCGCGGCCTCGGCGGGCACGCCCAGGTGTCGGCCAAGAACGTGTCCTTCTCCGTCGCCGTGCTCTTCTTCGGCGGGCCGGACGACCGCGAGGCGCTGGCCTACGCGACGCGCATGGCCGAGCACCCGGGCGTCGCCGTGACGCTGGCCAGGTTGCAGCCGAGCCGACCGCCGCTGCTGGACGAGGCCGAGAGCGCGGCCGACGAGGCCGCGGTGGAGGCGTTCAAGGCCAGGGTCGGGGCCGTGAAGGACGGGTCGGTGCGGTTCGAGGAGCCGGAGGCGTGCACCAGGGAGCAGGTGCTGGAGACCATCGAGTCGCTGTCCGGGTTCAACGTGTTCGTGGTGGGGCGGATGCCGCCGGTGGCGCCGCTGGTGGAGAGGCCCGACGAGCTGGGCCCCGTCGGGAGCTACCTGGTGTCGCCCGAGTTCAGGACGTCGGCGTCCGTGCTGGTGATCAAGAGGTACGACCCGGCCACGAACCCCAAGAGCAAGAGGTTCGACCCCAAGGCGGGGCCGCCGGTGGCGACGGAGGAGGACGTGCTGGACGAGGAGATGGGGATGGGGCGCGCCACCGTGGTGCCCGTGTGA